In Lachnospiraceae bacterium, the DNA window CTCTTCATACATTGCCCTAAATAGTCCTGTAAGAAATTCCTTCTGATCCACATCCTCTACCAACAGCATCTCTTTAGTCCCTTCATAAGGTAATTCATAAACAGCCTGGGGTATATAAGAAAATGCGGCTTTTACAGGCTTTACAAGCAGACGATCATCGTAAATACCACCTACGATCTTCCCCCGGTAATAAATAATGTACTCTCCCATCATGGCCCGGTAGGTGATCTCCTCTAAATCAGACAATTGTTCCAATACAAAATCCAAATAACTTTTACTGGATGCCATTCCCTTTTCTCCATTTCTGTGGTCTTAAGATTCACTTAAAGCGCAGTTCCCTTTTTTGGAACAAAGAAACCACTCATATCTGTATGTTCCAGTTTTAACAGCGCGACCTTCTTTTCCATTCCTCCTGCATATCCTGTGAGACTGCCATTTGTCCCTACAACACGATGACAGGGAATGATAATGGAAACTTCATTATGTCCTACTGCTCCGCCTACAGCCTGGGCGGACATATGGGGCGCATCATGCATCTGGGTCATTTTTTTTGCAATCTCCCCATATGTCATAGTCTGTCCATAAGGGATCTGCAGCAGAATCTGCCACACAGCCTGACGAAAGGTTGAACCTGCAGGATGAAGCGCTGGGGTAAAGTCCGGTTCTTTCCCGGAAAAATAAACATCCAGCCATTTTTTAGCCCTAATCAGGACCGGGATTTCCTGTGAAACCGTTTCTTTTGGAAGTGTATTTGCAAAGTATTTTTGTCCCTCAAACCATAAACCGGTCAGTCCAACCTCATCTGCCGCCAGTAAAATATTGCCCAGTGGTGACGGATATGTACATGTATAGACCATATTTCCTGTTTCCTTTCCCTTTAAAGCTTTGCGCTTACGCAGATTCTTTTGAATTTATTGTACCATGATCTTTTTAAAATTACAGCAAAAAAGAAGTGGATCCAGGCAAGAACCAACGATCCACTCTTTTGATCATTTTTTATTTATCCCAAGCAGAATTTATTGCATCCTACGGCGGCTATCATGTAGTGGCCATTGCCAGCTTACAACAGCTGACAGCTGACGGACATATCAGGCGGCTCACTGTGCGGCCGAAATGATCTTTGTATCTGCAAACTTTTTAATAAGGCATTCCTTTTTATAAAACGTAATCCCATGACAGATTTCTTCATTGCCGCTGTAATTAATAAAATATCATCCCAACGCCACATCAAGCACCATCATCAGCGCAAATCCGATTGCAAATCCAATGGTGCCTATATTGGAATGTTCTCCTTCAGAAGCTTCTGGCACCAGTTCTTCTACTACTACATAAAGCATGGCCCCTGCTGCAAAGGAAAGAAAGTATGGCATGAACGGCTCCAGTTTTTCTGCCAGCAACAGCATAAGCCCGGCGCCAATTGGCTCTACGATACCGGAAAGCATACCATAGATAAAAGCCTTTTTCTGCCCTGCCGCTTCTTTTAAAGGAAGAGAGATAACTGCTCCTTCCGGGAAATTCTGTATTGCAATACCCAGTGATAATGCCATGGCGCCTGCCAGTGTAATGGACTGGCTTTTTGCCATCATACCTGCAAAAGCCACACCAACTGCCATTCCTTCCGGTATGTTATGTAAGGTCACTGCAAGGACCAGCATGGTACTTTTCTGCCAGTTACTTTTTGCGCCTTCCGGCTGGTCTGTGTCCATATGAAGATGTGGAACTACCATATCCAGAAACAATAAAAATGCCATTCCTAAAATGAATCCACATACTGCCGGAAGAAAGGCCAGCTTCCCAAGTCCTTCACTCATTTCCATAGCCGGGATCAGAAGAGACCAAACAGAAGCAGCCACCATAACTCCTGAAGCAAAGCCCAGGAATGCTTTCTGCACTCCGGGCTTTAATTCTCCCCGCAGAAAGAACACGCAGGCACTGCCTGCTGTAGTTCCTATAAAAGGGATCAATATTCCTGTTAAAATATCCATCTGCTACCTCATGTTGCTACATTTTTGCCCCACATCGAACACGTCACCAGCACATTCTCCTATCACAGTAAACAGATACTCTGTTTCTTCATCCACATTATTATAAATATCAGTCGATCATTCCCCGAAGCTTCAGATAATCCTTGATCAGGATGATCATCTCATCATAATCAATGCGGCTGGCATTAATAGGAAGATCGTAATTCTCCATATCCATCCAGTTTCTGCCAGTAAAATACTTATGATATTCAGTGCGCTCCTTATCAATCTTCCTCATGCGGCGCAGTGCTTCTTCTTCATCAACCTTATCTACATCCATAATCCTGCGGACTCTGGTAACGGTATCTGCATATACGAAAATGCGGATCACGTCATCTAACTGATCCTGAAGCACATAGTTGCCGCATCGTCCGATGATGATGCAGTTTTCTGACTCTGCCAGTTTTCGGATAACCTCAGACTGGAAACGGAACAGGTTTTCCGGTGATGTAAGCTTATGTCCGTCCTTTACAGGTGCAGAAAGCTCCGGCTTCATATTAGTAACAGTACGATATAATAAATTGTTTCCTGCCTTTTCATCTGCCAGACGGAAATACTGCTCTCCAATAGCACTGGTCTCTGATGTCATTTTCAAAATCTCTTCATCATAATAATGAATGCCCAGCTCCTCTGCAAGACGCATACCTGTAATACGTCCGCCGCTTCCGTACTGACGCTCGATTGTGATCACATAATGTTTACTGCTCATATGACCGACCTCCCTTGTTTTGCTATACACTCTGATCATACATTTACATGCTTCTTATGTATCAAGTATACCACATTTTTACTTAACCGGACACTGTATTATCTGAATTTTACTGAAATTTTTCTTCAAATTTTTCATAATATATTTCATATATGATATCTGCGACTTTTAAAAAAACAGTTGACAAAACCCGCCCCATGTATTAATATACGGATTAACAGCTAAACCGTTGAAAAAGAGGAGTAAGCTTCCAATGCATTAGCACAGAGAGCCGCAGGTGGTGGGATTGCGGTATAAAGCAGGCAGCTGAATGGACTTTTGAGGGCAGTCTTGAAATACTTAGTAGGGACTGACGGATTCTGCACCCGTTACATTTGCAGCACATATGCTAGTATGTGAAAAGTGGACTTTAAGTCAATTTGAGTGGCACCGCGGATTATATTCGTCTCAATCACAATATCATTGTGGTTGGGACTTTTTTATTACAAAAAATCCATTTTAATTTTTATTCTCAGGAGGTAAGTATTATGAAAAAATCTATGGCAGTTCTTTTAACCGCAGCAATGGGCGCAGCTTTATTAACAGGCTGCGGCAGTTCTTCTTCCACTGCTACTACAGCAGCAACTACCACAGCAGCCCCTGCATCTGAGGCAGCTTCTTCTGAGGCAGCTTCCAGCGAAGCAGAAAACAACACAGAAGCTGACGGCTCCTACACCATTGGTATTGGCCAGTTTGCTGAACACGGCTCTCTTGACAACTGCCGTGAAGGTTTCTTAGCTGGTCTTGCAGCAGAAGGCATCGAAGAAGGAAAGAATTTAACTGTTCTTTATGAAAATTCACAGGCAGACGGCGGTACTTCTGCACAGATTGCTAATACATTTGCAGGAAAGGACGTAGATTTAATGTGTGGTATTGCAACTCCTATGGCACAGGCTGAATACAGCGTGGCTATGAAGTCCGACATTCCTGTCATTTTCACAGCAGTTACGGATCCGGTTGCAGCTGAACTGGCAAACGCAGACGGAACCCCGGTTGGCGAGATCACAGGTACAAGCGATAAGCTTCCTGTAGAATTACAGTTAAAGATGATCCGTGAGATCTTACCTGAGGCAAAGACTATCGGTATCATGTACACCACCAGCGAAGTAAACTCTGAATCTGCCATTGCAGAATATAAGGAACTGGCTCCAAATTATGACTTTGAGATCGTAGACTCCGGTATCTCCTCTTCAGCAGATATCCCGCTGGCAGCAGATACTTTAATTGGAAAGGTTGACTGTATCACCAATCTGACTGATAATACAGTAGTAGCATCTCTTCCTGTTATCTTAAGCAAGGCTTCCGCAAAGAACATTCCTGTATTCGGAAGCGAGATCGAGCAGGTAAAGATCGGCTGCCTGGCTGCTATGGGTCTGGACTATGTAGAACTTGGCAAGCAGACCGGTGAAATGGCTGCAAAGGTATTAAAGGGCGAAGCAAAAGCAAGCGAATTAAACTTTGAGACCATTAAGGATGCTGCATTCTACGGCAACACCAAAGTAGCTGAAAACCTCGGCATCACTTTTCCTGAATCTTTAACAGGAACTGCTGCTGAGCTCTTTGACAGCATTGCAGAGTAATAATATTTAGGGTATTGGAGGAACATCATGACAACGATCATTTTCGGTATTCTGGAAGAAGGCCTTGTATATGCCATTATGGCCCTGGGCGTTTACATCACATATAAGATCCTGGATTTCCCGGATCTGTCTGTAGACGGCACCTTCCCTCTTGGCGCTGCTGTGACCGCAGCAGGTATTGCAAACGGGCTTCCTTTCATCGGTACCATTTCACCTGTAGCAGCATTATTCATTTCCTTTGCAGTGGGTGCCTTAGCCGGCTGTATCACCGGTCTCATCCACGTAAAGTTAAAGGTACGTGACCTGCTCTCCGGCATCATTGTCATGACGGCCCTCTATTCCATTAATTTAAGGATCACCGGAAAAGCAAACCTTCCTATATTTAGTAAGGAAACTATCTTTTCCAATTCCTTCCTTTCCACCCATGTACCGGAAGCTGCATCACCCTTTATCGTGACCATCATTCTTTTTGTCATCGTTTTGGTCTGCAAGGTGTTATTGGATGCCTACTTACAGACACGTTCCGGTTATCTGCTTCGTGCAGTTGGTGATAATGACGTACTTGTTACATCCCTTGCAAAAGATAAAGGTCTTGTAAAAATCGTAGGTCTTGCCATTGCAAACGGCTTTGCAGCACTTGCAGGAAGCGTTTACTGCCAGCAGAAGGGATTTTTTGAAATCTCCATAGGCACCGGCACCATGGTCATCGGCCTTGCAAATGTTATCATTGGAACCCAGCTGTTAAAGAGAGTCGGCTTTATCCGCTCTACTACTGCTGTTATCATTGGTTCCATTGTATACAAAGCTTGCGTTTCTATTGCGCTGCTGTTAAACGACCTGCACATTGGAGGGCTGGACATTTCCATTCCAGTCACTGCATCCGATCTGAAGCTGATCACTTCTGTATTATTCCTTATCATCCTTGTAGTAAGCCCTTCCGGCGGAAAGAAGGTAAAGAGCCATGCTTGAATTAAAACACATCCATAAATATTACAACGCAGGTACTGTCAATGAAATGTGCCTGTTTAATGATTTTAACTTATCCATTGATGATCATCAATTTGTATCTGTAGTAGGAAGCAATGGTTCCGGCAAAACTTCTCTTTTAAATATCATCTGTGGAAGTATTCCGCTGGATGACGGCCGTATTATCATCGGCGATGAAGACATTACCAAAATGCCTGAATATAAGCGCCAGCGCCGCATTGGCCGTGTTTACCAGAACCCGTCCATGGGAACCTGCCCTTCTATGACCATTGCGGAAAACATGGCTTTAGCAGACAATAAGGGCAAAGCCTTCAACCTCCGTCCCGGAACCAACAAACAGCGCCTGGAATTCTACCGTGAATCTCTCCGCTCTCTTGGCCTTGGACTGGAAGATAAAATGGATGTAAAAGTAGGTGTTCTCTCCGGCGGACAGCGCCAGGCAATGGCTCTTTTAATGTCCACCATGACTCCTATTGAGTTTCTGATCCTGGATGAACACACCGCTGCTCTGGACCCGAAAACAGCAGAAACCATTATGGAACTGACAGATAAAGTAGTCCGTGAAAAGAACCTGACTACGATCATGGTCACTCACAATCTCCGCTTTGCTGTGGAATATGGTAACAGACTTTTAATGATGCACCAGGGACATGCAGTGATCGATAAAGCAGGTGAAGAAAAGGAAGCTACTACTATTGATCATATCCTAAAGAAATTTAATGAGATCAGTATTGAGTGTGGAAACTAAAAGATCAGTATTGAATGTAGAAATGAAGTAAAAAGGCTGGCAATTTCCAAAATCTGGAATGCCAGTCTTTTTTATATATTTTATATATATAATTTATATATTCTTTTATTCTGCAAATACCATGATCCGCATAGCTGTATTTTCTTCATCAGACCATACCACTGCTTTTCTCCCCTGGGTAAGGTCATCTAATGTAACAATATTTCTGGTGAGATATGGTACTATTGCACAGTCATCTGCCAGTGTATATTTTGTACCGTCCATAGCAGTCAGTACAGACTGGGAAGATGCTGCATCTGTCACTACAGATTTAACAGTTACATAATCCGGAACTTTAAAGTCTGCCGGGACATTAGTAAAGATCATTGTTGCGTTTGTCATTGGCGGAAGGCTCATGGTCATTGCCGGACCGATATAGGCATAAATGGTATCCCCGTCCTTAATATCAGATAGCTCTTTTGGCAGACCGGAAACAGCATCTAATACATAAGTAGACTCCTGAGATACATTTAAGATCACTTCTCCCTGATATCCCTGATCTGCCTGACTGTCAATGGATAATCTTCCATCTTCCATATGGGTAGCCGGTCCATACAGGCGTACAGAGTCTTCTGCCTGCTCCGGCTGTTCTTCTGTACCTTCAATAGTGCCGCTTACGGTCTCTACAACAGTAGTTTCTTCCGGAGAAGATGTAGGCTCCTGAGATTCACTTACTACTGGTTTTGACTCACTTACAAGTGGCAGCGTCATTGCTGTATCTGCTTTATTGGAACATCCTCCAAGACCTAAAACTGCCGCACTGCATAATACTGCTGCATATAAATAATATTTTCTCAATATGACTTCTCCTTTTCTAATACCAAAGATTATTTTTTAATGTGCTGACACATTCAAAGTTTTCTTCTGGACTTATTATATCGTAAACTCACGAATCCCGCGCATTCGCGCTCTGCTGCCTGCTTACGCAGGCGATTCGTTCGTTAATGGCTTGCGAAAAACAAATGTCTGCTACGCAGCCGCTTGTTTTTCACTACGCTCATTATATCTTATATTATCCATATATCCAATAAAGCTTTTCTTAAGTATTATTTAAATAATATATACAACAAAAAAGAGCCTTCCCATATGATTACAGGAAAACTCCTTTTTTATTTATGCTTTTAAAACCTTTCAACAGGCTTTTTACTATCTCGCCATCTCACTCTGTGGTCCAGTCTGGTTATGGGCCTTGATAATGGTCTCGATCTCATCCAGGTTAGAGGATGGGAGATCGCCAGGAATAGTGTTTTTCACAGCTGCGGTAGCGTTTCCGAAAGCAACTGCCTTCTGGCAGTCACCACCGCTGCTTAACAAGCCATAAAGAGCGCCGGAAATATAGGCATCACCACTGCCGATACGATCTACTACTTCGATATCACGATATGGCTCTTCTTCATAGAATGTGTCTCTTGCAGCATCGTAGATCACAGAACCGAATGTATGGCGTTTCGGGCTATGTACGATACGCTGGGTGGAAGCTACTATAGAGATAGGATATTCTTTTGTAAAGCTCTTCATCATCTCTTTCGCACTGCCATTTTTTAAGAAGGTCAGTCGTGCAGTATCTTCTGAGCAGAAGAAAATATCTACATAAGGAAGAATACGCTCAATACATTCTCTTGCTTCATCACCACTCCACAGATTTCCACGGAAGTTTACATCAAAAGAAACAAGAGTTCCTGCTTCCTTAAAACGCTTGATCATCTCAATTGCAGTCTCTCTGATCTTCTCACTGAGCGCCAGAGTAATACCTGTGGTATGGAAACATTTTGGAGCTGTGTATACCTCCTCCGGGATCTCATTAATATCCAGAGTAAAGAAGGAACTGTTCACACGGTCATAAATAACCTTTGGTTTTCTCGGATATGCACCGTTTTCATAGTAATAAATTCCCACACGGGCTGATGGAGAATGGTCATACATAAAAAAGTCATCGCTGACACCAAATGAACGGATCTTACCTTTCATAAAGCTGCCGATATCATGTGACGGAAGCTTGGAGATAACGCCTGTACGCAATCCTAAAAGAGATGCACCTACTGCTACGTTCAGTTCTGCACCGCCAACCTGCTTTACAAAGGTATCTCCTCTGGAAAGACGGTCATTATCTGGTGGTGACAGTCTTAAAAGAACCTGTCCTAATGTAAGCAGGTCAAAAGTTCTTCCTTTTATCTCACCCATTGTCATATCCTCCTGATGTTTTTAATGTTCTCCCGCAATCTTTCTGTGCCTGATTTTGTAAGAAGATTTTTTGCCAGTTGTGCCCAAATTTCTGAGGCATACGGGGTACGTACATCAATGAAGTTCGGGTGCAACTGGCGAAAAACCGGTCACAAAGGCAGGTACAGGAAAGACTCCGAAAGAACATTTTAAAGAAAAAGCCTGTCTGAAAATACATTCCAGGAACGATATTTCCAAACAGGCCTTTCGGTCTCTTATTTTTTAACTCTTAAAAAAAGTAATTATCTCTGTACACGACCTGAGCCATCGCCACCTGCTAAAGTCTCAACTTCTGCACGGGTTACCAGGTTGAAGTCGCCAGGGATTGTGTGCTTTAATGCGGAAGCTGCTACTGCAAATTCCAGAGCTGCCTTCATATCCTTGCCATCAGCCAGACCACAGATCAGACCACCTGCGAAGGAGTCGCCGCCGCCTACACGGTCAACGATCGGAGCAATGTGGTACTTTCTGGAATGATAGAATTCACGGGTCTGTCCATCCATGATGCAAGCAGACCAGTCATTGTTGGAAGCGCTGTGGCTTTCACGTAAGGAGCTGATGATGTACTTGAATCCGAACTTATCAGCCATCTGGTTGAAGATATCAACGTATCCAGCTAATTCCAGTTCTCCGGAAGTAACATCAGTGTTGCCTGGCTTGAAGCCAAGAACCTTCTCTGCATCCTCTTCGTTACCGATGCAAACATCAACATACTGCATCAGGTTGGTCATAACCTTCTGAGCCTTTTCAGAAGACCACAGTTTCTTACGGAAGTTTAAGTCTACAGAAACAGTTACACCGTGAGCCTTAGCTGCCTTTAAAGCTGCTTCAGTCAGTTCGATAGCTGCATCGCTGACAGCTGGAGTAATACCGGTAAAGTGGAACCAGTCAGCATCAGCAAAGATTTCATCGAAGTTGAACTCATCTGCAGTTGCAGTAGAGATAGAGCTGTGTGCACGGTCATAAACTACGTTGGAAGCTCTCATTGCAGAACCGGTCTCTAAGAAGTAGATTCCCAGTCTCTCACCGCTTCTTGCGATGTGCTTTGTTCCTACATTGTATTTTCTTAAAGCTGCTACTGCACACTCACCGATTGGGTTAGCTGGTACTGCAGTAACAAACTGTACATCATGACCATAGTTAGCTAAAGATACTGCTACGTTAGCTTCGCCGCCGCCGTAGTTTACATCAAACTCATCTGCCTGGATAAATTTTTCATTATTTGGGGTAGATAATCTTAACATGATCTCGCCCATGGTAACAATCTTTGCCATTTTAATATTCTCCTTAAGATATGTGAAAATTTATTAATTTCCGTTCAAACCAGCGCATGGCTGAACTAGTATAATTATGCTCTTGCTGCTTCTACAGCCTTAACAAATTCCTGAGCCTTTGCAGTTACAGCTGCGAAGTCACCGGTCTTAGCGCCCTTTGTAAGGCTGCTTCCGGTACCAACTGCGTATGCACCAGCATGGATCCACTTATCAACGTTATCTACGTCAACACCGCCGGATGGCATAAACTCACCCTGTGGAAGAGGTCCCTTGAAAGAGCTGATAGCTGCAGGTCCTACGATATTTCCTGGGAAGATCTTGATTACATCGCATCCAGCTTCCATAGCGGTAATAGCTTCGCTTGGGGTCATAACGCCTGGCAGCATTGGTACTCTGTAACGGTTGCAAAGCTTGATGGTCTCTACATTTAAGCCTGGGCTTACGATGTAGTTAGCACCTGCTAAAATGCAAGCTCTTGCAGTCTCTGGATCCAGAACGGTACCAGCACCGATCACGATCTTGTCATTGTCTTTATACTTGTCAGCCATCTTCTTGATGAAGCCTACTGGATCTCCGTCATCCATGGTCATGGTCAGCTCGATAAAGTTGATGCCACCTGCGATAACAGCATCTACCACCTTCTCACCCTGCTCATAATTCTTTGCACGGATTACAGCAACCAGGCAGTCTTCTTTCAGTCTTGCTAAAACATGTTCTTTTTTCATTTTTCTTCTCCTTCTTTCGATGAGGTTCGTAAATACGAATCGTTTTCACATTTACGATTTATACTTAAATATTAATAGTTACCAACGGATTTGTCAACAGCAAAACAGATAAATTATTATCTTTTATCCTGTTTTATTTGCCTAAAAATCCCAAAAGCCTTGAAAGCAGTTTTGCCTTTTCAGAAACCAGGCGTCCAAGAGCATCATAATCCTCTGTAGGCTTATAAAGACTGGACATGCTGATGGCTCCTATCACATTGCCATCAGGGCCAAATACCGGGGCTCCCACGCACTCCATATGCTCTTCTAACTCCCTTGCATCAACGGCATAACCAATTTCCTTTACCCGCTCTAACTCCTCCAGGAAATGAACTTTATCCTGTATGGTACGCCTGGTATGGGGACGGAAGTTGATCCGGTCTGCCAGGGCATCCCTCTCTTCCTGTTCCATATTTGCCATAATAGCCTTTCCAAGAGAGGTGCAGTACAACGGATTCTTGGTTCCAACAGTTGCTGTTGTGATAATAGGATTTTCCGGCTCAAATTTACAGATATAAACAATGGAATCATCTGAACGCACTCCAAAGAATACCGTCTTTCCCATCTCTTTTGCAAATGCTTTTAATACAGGATCTATTGTGCCGATAAAATCCAGATTATTTGTATAATTAATTCCTACACGATAAGCAGTCAGTCCAATGGTATAACGCTGCTTCTGCCCTTTTACCACATGGACCATACCCGTATGTGCCAGTGTTGTGATAATATCATAAGCACTGGTCTTTGGAAGCTCTAACTTCTCGCAGATCTCATCCAGTGTAATGCCGTCCGGCTTTTTGGAAACCATTTTCA includes these proteins:
- a CDS encoding sugar kinase; amino-acid sequence: MGEIKGRTFDLLTLGQVLLRLSPPDNDRLSRGDTFVKQVGGAELNVAVGASLLGLRTGVISKLPSHDIGSFMKGKIRSFGVSDDFFMYDHSPSARVGIYYYENGAYPRKPKVIYDRVNSSFFTLDINEIPEEVYTAPKCFHTTGITLALSEKIRETAIEMIKRFKEAGTLVSFDVNFRGNLWSGDEARECIERILPYVDIFFCSEDTARLTFLKNGSAKEMMKSFTKEYPISIVASTQRIVHSPKRHTFGSVIYDAARDTFYEEEPYRDIEVVDRIGSGDAYISGALYGLLSSGGDCQKAVAFGNATAAVKNTIPGDLPSSNLDEIETIIKAHNQTGPQSEMAR
- a CDS encoding methylated-DNA--[protein]-cysteine S-methyltransferase — translated: MVYTCTYPSPLGNILLAADEVGLTGLWFEGQKYFANTLPKETVSQEIPVLIRAKKWLDVYFSGKEPDFTPALHPAGSTFRQAVWQILLQIPYGQTMTYGEIAKKMTQMHDAPHMSAQAVGGAVGHNEVSIIIPCHRVVGTNGSLTGYAGGMEKKVALLKLEHTDMSGFFVPKKGTAL
- a CDS encoding sugar kinase; amino-acid sequence: MAKIVTMGEIMLRLSTPNNEKFIQADEFDVNYGGGEANVAVSLANYGHDVQFVTAVPANPIGECAVAALRKYNVGTKHIARSGERLGIYFLETGSAMRASNVVYDRAHSSISTATADEFNFDEIFADADWFHFTGITPAVSDAAIELTEAALKAAKAHGVTVSVDLNFRKKLWSSEKAQKVMTNLMQYVDVCIGNEEDAEKVLGFKPGNTDVTSGELELAGYVDIFNQMADKFGFKYIISSLRESHSASNNDWSACIMDGQTREFYHSRKYHIAPIVDRVGGGDSFAGGLICGLADGKDMKAALEFAVAASALKHTIPGDFNLVTRAEVETLAGGDGSGRVQR
- a CDS encoding TfoX/Sxy family protein, giving the protein MASSKSYLDFVLEQLSDLEEITYRAMMGEYIIYYRGKIVGGIYDDRLLVKPVKAAFSYIPQAVYELPYEGTKEMLLVEDVDQKEFLTGLFRAMYEELPAPKKRK
- a CDS encoding ABC transporter permease, which codes for MTTIIFGILEEGLVYAIMALGVYITYKILDFPDLSVDGTFPLGAAVTAAGIANGLPFIGTISPVAALFISFAVGALAGCITGLIHVKLKVRDLLSGIIVMTALYSINLRITGKANLPIFSKETIFSNSFLSTHVPEAASPFIVTIILFVIVLVCKVLLDAYLQTRSGYLLRAVGDNDVLVTSLAKDKGLVKIVGLAIANGFAALAGSVYCQQKGFFEISIGTGTMVIGLANVIIGTQLLKRVGFIRSTTAVIIGSIVYKACVSIALLLNDLHIGGLDISIPVTASDLKLITSVLFLIILVVSPSGGKKVKSHA
- a CDS encoding ATP-binding cassette domain-containing protein translates to MLELKHIHKYYNAGTVNEMCLFNDFNLSIDDHQFVSVVGSNGSGKTSLLNIICGSIPLDDGRIIIGDEDITKMPEYKRQRRIGRVYQNPSMGTCPSMTIAENMALADNKGKAFNLRPGTNKQRLEFYRESLRSLGLGLEDKMDVKVGVLSGGQRQAMALLMSTMTPIEFLILDEHTAALDPKTAETIMELTDKVVREKNLTTIMVTHNLRFAVEYGNRLLMMHQGHAVIDKAGEEKEATTIDHILKKFNEISIECGN
- a CDS encoding ABC transporter substrate-binding protein, whose product is MKKSMAVLLTAAMGAALLTGCGSSSSTATTAATTTAAPASEAASSEAASSEAENNTEADGSYTIGIGQFAEHGSLDNCREGFLAGLAAEGIEEGKNLTVLYENSQADGGTSAQIANTFAGKDVDLMCGIATPMAQAEYSVAMKSDIPVIFTAVTDPVAAELANADGTPVGEITGTSDKLPVELQLKMIREILPEAKTIGIMYTTSEVNSESAIAEYKELAPNYDFEIVDSGISSSADIPLAADTLIGKVDCITNLTDNTVVASLPVILSKASAKNIPVFGSEIEQVKIGCLAAMGLDYVELGKQTGEMAAKVLKGEAKASELNFETIKDAAFYGNTKVAENLGITFPESLTGTAAELFDSIAE
- a CDS encoding IclR family transcriptional regulator — its product is MKLNRTTLRTVDILKMVSKKPDGITLDEICEKLELPKTSAYDIITTLAHTGMVHVVKGQKQRYTIGLTAYRVGINYTNNLDFIGTIDPVLKAFAKEMGKTVFFGVRSDDSIVYICKFEPENPIITTATVGTKNPLYCTSLGKAIMANMEQEERDALADRINFRPHTRRTIQDKVHFLEELERVKEIGYAVDARELEEHMECVGAPVFGPDGNVIGAISMSSLYKPTEDYDALGRLVSEKAKLLSRLLGFLGK
- a CDS encoding ZIP family metal transporter codes for the protein MDILTGILIPFIGTTAGSACVFFLRGELKPGVQKAFLGFASGVMVAASVWSLLIPAMEMSEGLGKLAFLPAVCGFILGMAFLLFLDMVVPHLHMDTDQPEGAKSNWQKSTMLVLAVTLHNIPEGMAVGVAFAGMMAKSQSITLAGAMALSLGIAIQNFPEGAVISLPLKEAAGQKKAFIYGMLSGIVEPIGAGLMLLLAEKLEPFMPYFLSFAAGAMLYVVVEELVPEASEGEHSNIGTIGFAIGFALMMVLDVALG
- a CDS encoding cytidylate kinase-like family protein, which encodes MSSKHYVITIERQYGSGGRITGMRLAEELGIHYYDEEILKMTSETSAIGEQYFRLADEKAGNNLLYRTVTNMKPELSAPVKDGHKLTSPENLFRFQSEVIRKLAESENCIIIGRCGNYVLQDQLDDVIRIFVYADTVTRVRRIMDVDKVDEEEALRRMRKIDKERTEYHKYFTGRNWMDMENYDLPINASRIDYDEMIILIKDYLKLRGMID
- a CDS encoding bifunctional 2-keto-4-hydroxyglutarate aldolase/2-keto-3-deoxy-6-phosphogluconate aldolase, which gives rise to MKKEHVLARLKEDCLVAVIRAKNYEQGEKVVDAVIAGGINFIELTMTMDDGDPVGFIKKMADKYKDNDKIVIGAGTVLDPETARACILAGANYIVSPGLNVETIKLCNRYRVPMLPGVMTPSEAITAMEAGCDVIKIFPGNIVGPAAISSFKGPLPQGEFMPSGGVDVDNVDKWIHAGAYAVGTGSSLTKGAKTGDFAAVTAKAQEFVKAVEAARA